A single genomic interval of Cucumis sativus cultivar 9930 chromosome 7, Cucumber_9930_V3, whole genome shotgun sequence harbors:
- the LOC105436141 gene encoding anaphase-promoting complex subunit 11 yields MFGVWKEWHAVASWTWNAQDETCGICRMAFDGCCPDCKLPGDDCPLIWGACNHAFHLHCILKWVNSQTSQAHCPMCRREWQFKG; encoded by the exons ATGTTCGGGGTTTGGAAAGA GTGGCATGCTGTTGCATCATGGACTTGGAATGCCCAAGATGAAACATGTGGAATTTGTAGGATGGCCTTTGATGGTTGTTGCCCTGATTGCAAGCTCCCTGGAGATGATTGCCCATTGA TTTGGGGTGCATGCAACCATGCTTTCCATCTTCATTGCATCCTAAAATGGGTGAATTCACAGACTTCTCAGGCTCATTGCCCCATGTGCCGCAGAGAATGGCAATTCAAGGGCTGA